A part of Streptomyces sp. DSM 40750 genomic DNA contains:
- a CDS encoding S66 family peptidase: MTTPSYPPKPSPGDRVAVISPGAGLPELFPRPYELGLERLREEYDLVPVEYPTTRKMGTTPQERADDIHAAFADPDIKAVFTSIGGDDQITVLPLLDRELLRADPKPFFGMSDNTNLLAFLYNTGVVGYHGGTVMTSLGRSGAMNPLTADSLRAALFTSGPYELRSAERFNDVDRDWADPATFDAEPETRPGTGWTWVNPDRVVEGRSWGGCLEILGWLLMADREVPRDLSVFDGGVLFLETSEELPSGEEVFRTLRNMGERGLLRRFSALLMGRPKAWSFERPNTPEEAARYTTGQREAVLRAMRTYAPDTTIVFDVDLGHTDPQLVIPYGGVVRVDGPARRITVTY, encoded by the coding sequence ATGACGACGCCCTCGTACCCTCCCAAGCCCTCCCCCGGCGACCGCGTCGCCGTCATCTCGCCCGGCGCCGGTCTGCCCGAACTCTTCCCGCGCCCCTACGAACTGGGCCTGGAACGGCTGCGCGAGGAGTACGACCTCGTACCGGTCGAGTACCCGACGACCCGGAAGATGGGCACGACGCCGCAGGAACGGGCGGACGACATCCACGCGGCCTTCGCCGACCCGGACATCAAGGCGGTCTTCACGTCGATCGGCGGCGACGACCAGATCACCGTGCTGCCACTGCTCGACCGGGAGTTGCTGCGGGCCGACCCCAAACCGTTCTTCGGCATGAGCGACAACACCAACTTGCTGGCATTCCTGTACAACACCGGCGTCGTCGGCTACCACGGCGGCACCGTGATGACGTCGCTGGGCAGGTCCGGCGCCATGAACCCGCTGACCGCCGACTCCCTGCGCGCGGCCCTGTTCACGTCGGGTCCGTACGAACTGCGGTCCGCCGAGCGCTTCAACGACGTCGACCGCGACTGGGCCGACCCGGCGACCTTCGACGCGGAGCCGGAGACCAGGCCCGGCACCGGATGGACCTGGGTGAACCCCGACCGCGTGGTGGAGGGCCGCAGTTGGGGCGGCTGTCTGGAGATCCTGGGCTGGCTGCTGATGGCCGACCGCGAAGTGCCGCGCGACCTGTCCGTCTTCGACGGCGGCGTGCTCTTCCTGGAGACCTCGGAGGAACTGCCGAGCGGCGAGGAGGTCTTCCGCACCCTGCGGAACATGGGCGAGCGCGGCCTGCTCCGGCGCTTCTCCGCGCTCCTGATGGGCCGTCCCAAGGCCTGGTCCTTCGAGCGGCCCAACACCCCGGAGGAGGCGGCTCGTTACACGACGGGACAGCGGGAGGCCGTGCTGCGCGCGATGCGGACGTACGCCCCCGACACCACGATCGTCTTCGATGTGGATCTCGGACACACCGACCCGCAACTCGTCATCCCCTACGGGGGCGTGGTCCGGGTCGACGGGCCCGCCCGGCGCATCACAGTGACCTACTGA
- a CDS encoding MFS transporter: MLRLAAASLAGTAIEFYDFFVYGTAAALVLGPLFFPTFSPLAGSLAAFATFGVGFVARPLGSVLFGHIGDRHGRRPVLVASLLLTGGATVAVGCVPTFDSIGVTAPFLLLVLRFLQGLGLGGEWGGAVLLTAEHAPAERRALWSSFPQVGPAVGFLLANGVMLALSASLTEAQFAAWGWRVPFWAAGLLAVAGLWLRSSLTESPQFLEIDDHARVPLAEVARDHWRLVLLTAGALAIGYAVFYSVTTWSLAYGTERLGVSRTVMLTCIMGTVVVKGALTPLAAVLGDRYGRRPMCLVGCSATVLWMFPMVALLSTGEPLLIFFGFLVAMLAFVTMFAVIAAYLPELYEPRVRCTGAAVGYNLGGVVGGALTPIVATAVAQGGRVPWGVGAYLTGIALLSLACFALLPETRPVPLATTAEAEATAG; this comes from the coding sequence ATGCTGCGACTCGCGGCCGCCTCGCTCGCCGGGACGGCCATCGAGTTCTACGACTTCTTCGTCTACGGAACAGCGGCGGCCCTCGTCCTGGGACCGCTGTTCTTCCCGACGTTCTCGCCCCTGGCCGGGTCCCTCGCGGCCTTCGCGACCTTCGGGGTCGGGTTCGTGGCACGGCCGCTCGGCTCGGTGCTGTTCGGGCACATCGGGGACCGGCACGGGCGGCGGCCGGTCCTCGTCGCCTCGCTGCTGCTGACCGGGGGCGCGACCGTCGCCGTCGGCTGCGTCCCCACGTTCGACTCGATCGGCGTGACCGCCCCCTTCCTCCTCCTCGTACTGCGCTTCCTTCAGGGGCTCGGGCTCGGCGGAGAGTGGGGCGGGGCGGTGCTGCTGACGGCGGAACACGCGCCGGCCGAGCGGCGCGCGCTGTGGTCGAGCTTCCCGCAGGTCGGCCCCGCCGTGGGGTTTCTGCTGGCCAACGGGGTGATGCTGGCGCTGTCGGCTAGCCTGACGGAGGCCCAGTTCGCCGCCTGGGGGTGGCGGGTGCCGTTCTGGGCGGCGGGCCTGCTGGCCGTCGCGGGCCTGTGGCTGCGCTCGTCGCTCACCGAGAGCCCGCAGTTCCTCGAGATCGACGACCACGCGCGCGTGCCGCTCGCCGAGGTGGCGCGCGACCACTGGCGGCTCGTCCTGCTGACCGCCGGGGCGCTCGCGATCGGGTACGCGGTGTTCTACTCGGTGACGACCTGGTCCCTCGCGTACGGGACCGAACGGCTCGGGGTGAGCCGTACCGTCATGCTGACCTGCATCATGGGCACCGTGGTGGTGAAGGGCGCCCTGACGCCGCTGGCGGCGGTGCTCGGTGACCGGTACGGGCGGCGCCCGATGTGCCTCGTGGGCTGTTCCGCCACCGTGCTGTGGATGTTTCCCATGGTCGCGCTGCTGTCGACCGGTGAACCGCTGCTGATCTTCTTCGGCTTCCTGGTGGCGATGCTCGCGTTCGTCACGATGTTCGCCGTCATCGCCGCGTATCTGCCGGAGCTGTACGAGCCCCGGGTGCGATGCACGGGGGCGGCGGTGGGCTACAACCTGGGCGGGGTGGTCGGCGGCGCCCTGACACCGATCGTGGCCACCGCCGTGGCCCAGGGCGGACGGGTGCCCTGGGGCGTGGGCGCCTACCTGACCGGGATCGCCCTGCTGAGCCTGGCCTGCTTCGCGCTGCTGCCGGAGACCCGGCCGGTGCCCCTTGCGACGACGGCGGAGGCGGAGGCCACGGCGGGGTGA
- a CDS encoding calcium:proton antiporter, whose product MLARLRSLTARWTAVVPVAAVVLLALTWGRDLPAVGVALVTLVLAGAVLAAVHHAEVVAHRVGEPFGSLVLAVAVTIIEVALIVTLMADGDKSSTLARDTVFAAVMITCNGIVGVCLLVASLRHGLAVFNPEGTGAALATVATLATLSLVLPTFTTSKPGPEFSTAQLTFAALASLMLYGLFVATQTVRHRDYFLPITRHGEVITEADHATAPTARTARISLGLLGLALVGVVGLAKGVSPTIESGVEAAGLPPAVVGVIIALLVLLPETIAALRAARRDRVQTSLNLALGSAMASIGLTIPAVALASVWLSGPLVLGLGATHMVLLALTVVVASLTVVPGRATPLQGGVHLVLFAAYLELAVNP is encoded by the coding sequence ATGCTCGCTCGGCTCCGATCGCTCACGGCGCGTTGGACTGCTGTCGTCCCGGTGGCCGCGGTGGTCCTGCTCGCTCTCACCTGGGGACGTGATCTGCCCGCGGTGGGCGTGGCCCTGGTGACGCTGGTGCTCGCGGGAGCCGTACTTGCCGCCGTCCACCACGCCGAGGTCGTCGCACACCGGGTCGGCGAACCCTTCGGCTCCCTCGTCCTCGCCGTCGCCGTCACGATCATCGAGGTCGCACTGATCGTCACGCTGATGGCCGACGGCGACAAGAGCTCGACCCTCGCCCGCGACACCGTCTTCGCCGCGGTGATGATCACCTGCAACGGAATCGTCGGCGTGTGTCTGCTCGTCGCCTCACTGCGCCACGGGCTCGCGGTCTTCAACCCGGAGGGCACCGGCGCCGCACTCGCCACGGTCGCGACGCTGGCCACGCTCAGCCTGGTGCTCCCCACCTTCACCACCAGCAAGCCGGGCCCGGAGTTCTCCACGGCCCAGCTCACCTTCGCGGCACTCGCCTCACTGATGCTGTACGGCCTGTTCGTGGCGACCCAGACCGTGCGCCACCGGGACTACTTCCTGCCGATCACCCGCCACGGCGAGGTGATCACCGAGGCCGATCACGCCACGGCGCCGACGGCCCGCACCGCCCGGATCAGCCTCGGACTGCTCGGTCTGGCGCTCGTCGGCGTGGTCGGCCTCGCCAAGGGCGTCTCGCCCACCATCGAGTCCGGCGTCGAGGCGGCCGGACTGCCGCCCGCCGTCGTCGGTGTGATCATCGCGCTGCTCGTGCTGCTGCCCGAGACCATCGCCGCCCTGCGCGCGGCCCGCCGAGACCGTGTCCAGACCAGCCTCAACCTCGCCCTCGGCTCCGCGATGGCCAGCATCGGCCTGACCATTCCGGCTGTCGCCCTGGCCTCCGTCTGGCTCTCCGGACCGCTCGTCCTCGGCCTCGGCGCCACCCACATGGTGCTGCTCGCCCTGACCGTCGTGGTGGCCTCGCTGACCGTGGTCCCGGGGCGCGCGACACCGCTCCAGGGCGGCGTCCATCTGGTGCTGTTCGCGGCGTACCTGGAGCTGGCGGTGAACCCGTAG
- a CDS encoding TerC family protein — protein sequence MDVSTTLWVLTVLGLAALIAVDFFIGRKPHDVSIKEAGIWTVVWIVLAALFGLGLLVFAGGQPAGEFFAGFITEKSLSVDNLFVFVLIMAKFSVPSQYQQRVLLVGVLIALVLRAIFIAAGAAILASFAWVFYIFGAFLIYTAWKLIQEARADESEEDWEENKLLKAAEKRFGVADRYHGTKLWIEQNGKRVMTPMLVVMLAIGTTDVLFALDSIPAIFGLTQDPYIVFTANAFALMGLRQLYFLIGGLLRKLVHLSYGLSVILGFIGVKLVLHALHESGVHVPEISIPVSLGVICAVLVVTTITSLIASKKQAQAGAEQKKAEGAEKDSIEA from the coding sequence GTGGATGTTTCCACGACCCTATGGGTCCTGACTGTCCTGGGCCTTGCCGCCCTCATCGCGGTCGACTTCTTCATCGGCCGCAAGCCCCATGACGTGTCCATCAAGGAAGCCGGAATCTGGACGGTCGTCTGGATCGTCCTGGCCGCACTCTTCGGACTCGGTCTGCTCGTCTTCGCCGGCGGCCAGCCGGCCGGAGAGTTCTTCGCGGGCTTCATCACCGAGAAGTCCCTGAGCGTCGACAACCTCTTCGTCTTCGTCCTGATCATGGCGAAGTTCTCGGTGCCCTCGCAGTACCAGCAGCGGGTGCTGCTGGTCGGTGTGCTGATAGCCCTGGTGCTCCGCGCGATATTCATCGCCGCGGGTGCGGCGATCCTCGCCAGCTTCGCCTGGGTCTTCTACATCTTCGGCGCGTTCCTCATCTACACCGCCTGGAAGTTGATCCAGGAGGCCAGGGCCGACGAGTCGGAGGAGGACTGGGAGGAGAACAAGCTCCTCAAGGCCGCCGAGAAGCGCTTCGGTGTCGCCGACCGCTACCACGGCACCAAGCTGTGGATCGAGCAGAACGGCAAGCGCGTCATGACGCCGATGCTGGTCGTGATGCTCGCCATCGGCACCACGGACGTCCTCTTCGCGCTCGACTCGATCCCGGCGATCTTCGGCCTGACCCAGGACCCGTACATCGTGTTCACGGCCAACGCGTTCGCGCTCATGGGCCTGCGACAGCTGTACTTCCTCATCGGCGGCCTGCTGAGGAAGCTGGTCCACCTGTCCTACGGTCTGTCGGTCATCCTCGGCTTCATCGGTGTGAAGCTGGTGCTGCACGCCCTGCACGAGTCCGGCGTCCACGTACCGGAGATCTCCATCCCGGTCTCGCTCGGTGTGATCTGTGCGGTCCTGGTCGTCACCACGATCACCAGCCTGATCGCGTCCAAGAAGCAGGCGCAGGCCGGGGCCGAGCAGAAGAAGGCCGAAGGCGCCGAGAAGGACAGCATCGAGGCCTGA
- a CDS encoding TerD family protein, with amino-acid sequence MTAELVRGQNHPLPEVRLEIRVSAGTPIVAGATLGDEHGRVHGVEWVAHPGAPTLPGIEVSKQAAADHRLAVDLDALAPSVHRVTVLLALPSGSGGPARFGAVAAPFVAVTGLDGTEVASYTLTDLEAESAVIALELYRRQGAWKVRAVGQGYAGGLAELFTDQGLPQARQLADGIHEAVAQGLARSVAAPPPRLPDTDRPRQTPAPAQGPDQTHGGTTPQDLSGNTSPQQGHQPTSPYGSPHDATPPDHASARHDGPAPADPSTGPQSAAPTAGGPVNYSHPGRQTTAPPPPPPTAPRAQPGQPAQPVAGDATGWSMEERLYNQVWGMFEDLARTTAAYRSAVDFAESRMEQELDKVLSDPRSRVSGQGDAAREAARAKHAQLVDQARAALDRDLAQLRAESDVVEPALPPAYASWDNPVWHGYRVPMEIPMALRLGDLHLPESEDVRIPLLVRLPLERGLWIDSGRSGSRDPLADSDELRRLALDTAVALAARLLAVYPPGEFAVHVVDPAGAGSSALAPLVGAGVLAGPPAAGAVGVADILGRLTQRVDLVQMAVRGGAPDALPPGLDTAEQLLIVNDFPHGFDDRAVTQLRYLADEGPAVGVHLMMVADRHDAAAYGPLLDPLWRSLMRLTPTPDDHLADPWVGHAWTYEPSSLPPGSRVMHDVLARVAEARRSWNR; translated from the coding sequence ATGACGGCCGAGCTGGTCCGGGGGCAGAACCATCCACTGCCCGAGGTCCGACTGGAGATCCGCGTCTCGGCCGGCACGCCGATCGTGGCCGGGGCCACCCTCGGCGACGAGCACGGCCGGGTGCACGGCGTGGAGTGGGTCGCCCACCCGGGCGCGCCCACTCTGCCGGGCATCGAGGTCTCCAAGCAGGCGGCGGCCGACCACCGCCTCGCCGTGGACCTCGACGCCCTGGCACCGTCCGTGCACCGGGTGACCGTCCTGCTCGCCCTGCCGTCCGGGAGCGGCGGCCCTGCGCGGTTCGGCGCCGTCGCCGCCCCGTTCGTCGCGGTCACCGGCCTCGACGGCACCGAGGTCGCCAGCTACACCCTCACCGATCTGGAGGCGGAGTCCGCCGTCATCGCCCTGGAGCTGTACCGCAGGCAGGGCGCCTGGAAGGTCCGCGCGGTCGGCCAGGGATACGCGGGCGGCCTCGCGGAGCTGTTCACCGACCAAGGCCTGCCTCAGGCGCGGCAACTCGCCGACGGCATCCACGAGGCCGTGGCCCAGGGCCTGGCCCGCTCGGTGGCCGCACCCCCGCCCCGCCTGCCGGACACGGACCGCCCCCGCCAGACGCCCGCACCCGCGCAGGGCCCCGACCAGACCCACGGCGGCACGACACCCCAGGACCTCTCCGGGAACACCTCGCCGCAGCAGGGACACCAGCCCACATCCCCGTACGGCTCTCCCCACGACGCCACACCGCCCGACCACGCGTCGGCGCGGCATGACGGCCCGGCCCCGGCCGACCCGTCCACCGGCCCCCAGTCCGCCGCCCCCACGGCCGGTGGCCCCGTCAACTACAGCCACCCCGGCCGGCAGACCACCGCGCCGCCACCGCCTCCGCCGACCGCGCCCCGGGCCCAGCCGGGGCAGCCCGCGCAGCCCGTCGCCGGTGACGCGACCGGCTGGTCCATGGAGGAGCGGCTCTACAACCAGGTGTGGGGCATGTTCGAGGACCTCGCCCGCACCACCGCCGCGTACCGCAGCGCCGTCGATTTCGCCGAGTCGCGCATGGAGCAGGAGCTGGACAAGGTCCTGTCCGACCCGCGCAGCCGCGTCAGCGGCCAGGGCGACGCCGCGCGCGAGGCCGCCCGCGCCAAGCACGCCCAGCTCGTCGACCAGGCCAGGGCCGCCCTCGACCGCGACCTCGCCCAGCTCCGGGCCGAGAGCGACGTCGTCGAGCCCGCGCTGCCCCCGGCGTACGCGAGCTGGGACAACCCGGTCTGGCACGGCTACCGGGTGCCGATGGAGATACCGATGGCCCTGCGCCTGGGCGACCTCCATCTGCCGGAGAGCGAGGACGTGCGCATCCCGCTGCTGGTCCGGCTGCCGCTGGAGCGCGGCCTGTGGATCGACAGCGGCCGCTCCGGCTCCCGCGATCCGCTCGCCGACTCCGACGAACTGCGTCGCCTCGCGCTGGACACGGCGGTGGCGCTCGCCGCCCGCCTGCTCGCGGTCTACCCGCCGGGCGAGTTCGCGGTGCACGTCGTCGACCCGGCCGGGGCCGGCTCGTCCGCGCTCGCGCCGCTGGTGGGGGCGGGTGTGCTCGCCGGACCGCCCGCCGCCGGAGCCGTCGGCGTCGCGGACATCCTGGGGCGGCTCACCCAGCGGGTCGACCTCGTACAGATGGCGGTGCGCGGCGGCGCGCCCGACGCACTGCCCCCCGGCCTCGACACGGCCGAGCAACTACTGATCGTCAACGACTTCCCGCACGGCTTCGACGACCGAGCCGTGACTCAACTCCGCTACCTCGCGGACGAGGGCCCGGCCGTCGGCGTCCATCTGATGATGGTCGCCGACCGGCACGACGCCGCCGCCTACGGGCCGTTGCTCGACCCTCTGTGGCGTTCGCTGATGCGACTCACACCCACCCCCGACGACCATCTCGCCGACCCCTGGGTCGGGCACGCGTGGACGTACGAACCGTCGAGCCTCCCGCCCGGCAGCCGGGTCATGCACGACGTGCTCGCCCGGGTCGCGGAAGCCCGCCGCTCCTGGAACCGGTGA
- a CDS encoding TerD family protein: MTVNMTKGQAISLQKNDGGSLTAVRMGLGWQAAPRRGLFGSRTREIDLDASAVLFADKQPVDVVFFRHLVSDDGSVRHTGDNLVGGVGQGGDDEAILVDLARLPVHIDQIVFTVNSFTGQTFQEVQNAFCRLVDETNGQELARYTLAGGGQYTAQIMAKVHRAGAGWQMTAIGTPANGRTFQDLMPSILPVL, from the coding sequence GTGACCGTCAACATGACCAAGGGTCAGGCCATCAGTCTGCAGAAGAACGACGGAGGCAGTCTGACCGCGGTGCGCATGGGTCTCGGATGGCAGGCTGCCCCCCGCCGTGGCCTGTTCGGATCCCGCACCCGCGAGATCGACCTCGACGCCTCCGCCGTGCTGTTCGCGGACAAGCAGCCCGTCGACGTCGTCTTCTTCCGCCACCTGGTGAGCGACGACGGCTCCGTCCGCCACACCGGCGACAACCTCGTCGGCGGTGTCGGCCAGGGCGGCGACGACGAGGCGATCCTCGTCGACCTGGCCCGGCTGCCGGTCCACATCGACCAGATCGTCTTCACCGTGAACTCCTTCACGGGCCAGACCTTCCAGGAAGTGCAGAACGCGTTCTGCCGTCTGGTCGACGAGACCAACGGCCAGGAGCTCGCGCGCTACACCCTCGCGGGCGGCGGCCAGTACACGGCCCAGATCATGGCCAAGGTGCACCGAGCGGGCGCGGGCTGGCAGATGACCGCCATCGGCACGCCCGCCAACGGCCGCACCTTCCAGGACCTGATGCCGTCGATCCTGCCGGTCCTGTAG